The following coding sequences are from one Diachasmimorpha longicaudata isolate KC_UGA_2023 chromosome 6, iyDiaLong2, whole genome shotgun sequence window:
- the LOC135163616 gene encoding RCC1-like G exchanging factor-like protein, whose product MTMLGSIRTCSRAVSKNGKKPPPLREISKPRKNEGIPMPIFQYPVARPDDRRVYVWGLADHGGLGTLGKLRGSSDKFSYLAKPSRLTFGEFHKIVDITCGYGFTAFGVANDNQSIVYGNGINTDSQLGFAPKDERHYKDHIITVPRPIPLPLKNKDTKVLGMSAGRAHLLVLTNEGVYTLGNNGYGQCGRPIIEHEDYCQSKVVHHIPTIKGSKIVGVTAGQDHSVLLTEKGEVYTFGWGADGQTGLAHYQNEWQPSLVKGDLAGERITKVACTADCVLALSDKGKVFGWGNSEYGQLPIDGDITQINIATELSDCVTLGHIVDIAVGGSFCMILTSTGDVYVWGFGLLGFGPEVRKIKTPTVIPNTLFGRNVYQKDVKVTQIYAGMSHLGAVTNLGDLYMWGKNKYGHLGLGHTNDQFFPLKVAVGAYVSKVACGVDHTVALCKPFV is encoded by the exons ATGACAATGTTGGGATCAATCAGGACGTGTTCCCGAGCAGTATCAAAGAATGGAAAGAAACCACCTCCCTTACGAGAAATAAGTAAACCACGGAAAAACGAGGGTATACCCATGCCAA TATTTCAGTATCCAGTGGCAAGACCAGACGATCGTCGAGTCTACGTTTGGGGGTTGGCCGACCATGGAGGCCTTGGAACCCTGGGAAAACTTAGAGGATCGTCGGACAAGTTTAGCTACCTCGCGAAACCCAGTCGATTAACCTTCGGCGAGTTCCACAAGATCGTCGACATCACTTGCGGCTATGGATTTACAGCGTTTGGAGTAGCTAACGATAACCAGAGCATTGTGTATGGGAACGGAATAAACACAGATTCACAATTGGGATTTGCTCCTAAGGATGAGAGGCACTACAAGGACCATATCATTACAGTACCAAGGCCTATTCCCCTGCCCCTGAAGAATAAGGATACAAAGGTGCTGGGAATGTCGGCTGGGAGAGCCCATCTTCTGGTCCTAACTAATGAGGGAGTGTATACACTGGGGAACAATGGGTATGGACAGTGCGGAAGGCCTATTATAGAGCATGAGGATTATTGCCAGAGCAAAGTTGTGCATCATATCCCTACCATCAAGGGATCGAAAATTGTTGGAGTCACTGCTGGTCAGGACCATAG TGTACTCCTGACAGAGAAAGGAGAAGTATATACTTTTGGCTGGGGTGCAGATGGGCAAACTGGTCTAGCTCATTATCAAAATGAATGGCAACCAAGTTTAGTCAAGGGCGATCTAGCTGGTGAACGAATAACCAAAGTGGCGTGTACTGCTGACTGCGTTCTGGCTCTCAGTG ACAAAGGCAAAGTATTTGGCTGGGGAAATTCTGAATACGGCCAACTTCCCATAGACGGTGACATAACACAGATAAATATTGCCACGGAATTATCTGACTGTGTTACACTGGGACATATTGTCGATATTGCTGTCGGAGGGAGTTTTTGTATGATATTAACGA GTACTGGAGATGTCTACGTCTGGGGATTCGGTCTTTTAGGGTTTGGCCCCGAGGTGAGAAAAATTAAGACACCAACTGTCATTCCAAACACGTTATTCGGAAGGAACGTATATCAGAAAGATGTCAAG GTGACACAAATTTATGCTGGCATGAGTCACTTAGGCGCAGTAACGAATTTAGGAGACCTCTACATGTGGGGAAAGAATAAATATGGCCACCTGGGCTTAGGCCATACAaatgatcaattttttcctctgaaG GTGGCAGTGGGAGCCTATGTATCCAAGGTTGCCTGTGGGGTTGACCACACGGTGGCCCTCTGCAAACCCTTCGTCTGA
- the LOC135163611 gene encoding uncharacterized protein LOC135163611: MKFLSFVAISALLIVIHPVNSQTRIPSYLQECYEEKTFRGPHLPLNLQTFIDIIRKAEKYSDGSIDLRIFTSSLLHRFKFDGIEWHKDLKFEEGILPFGGTGPQRTKNQIIEELVPGNYKQFPDKTLTKLERCALHRALSNTISEHEDSSSDKFCMERPTEKIAENMVPAGMRNCPLEFGVILTPYGTVAPGALIAGIAAALQPQTVAVKLLLNIPDQNNYNDYEVDIMIPKSEMTPFRSMWLNSILASDTKLDNVWASTVAGDLAEMAVHQGPSMGNRMLLGATGFWNSSIRPQIFYLLGKDGSFDATRAEIVGAVDGFIIAKYLKQWTSNFTTLRLSELLSMYYSSKGVSFDSSVKACNRGKSFWYMASMTTLEQQVFATSQILAYRCSAVHMTDEVLKKMVHYSVTKFSDYVNNHLFPELHCIKEKRYPTVEVLVTLDGAWSHEYTTDFLAVLLEDLNVSPFGSSIGLINGTTGEWLLNVTQSFSTAHSRILNQISSEKLNLVKIFEAASNYYTNKWNELHKNHTIGGLGQAIVMLAPLIQLSESDVQKSLNSLKRMRTRHPDIHIIYYTTPEKAEQLRPLLTSSNDYLLSTLRISDINDYLLELPRSIRPRPCNPNVTLGIRDQVEGYVYPQEVITYRVDPLWRANTKRVTVKMIGVGYGSLEICMWNQMENSIKRELLFCRELSGNDETELTDFYTCKKDNCPAIFYKVRGLSSTYKCTEIDCRTPEDIRYVLRMENLQCSTAKKFTPSLIVSLLLLFCTSIKYTPKL; the protein is encoded by the exons atgaaattcctcTCGTTCGTCGCTATCAGCGCTCTACTAATTGTTATTCACCCAGTTAATTCCCAAACGCGAATCCCTTCGTATCTGCAAGAATGTTACGAGGAGAAGACGTTCCGTGGACCTCACCTCCCGCTAAATCTACAAACATTTATCGATATCATAAGAAAAgctgaaaaatattccgatGGGTCCATAGACTTGAGAATTTTCACTTCATCTCTTCTCCATCGATTCAAATTCGATGGAATTGAATGGCATAAGGATCTCAAATTTGAGGAGGGAATTTTGCCCTTCGGTGGAACCGGTCCTCAGAGaacgaaaaatcaaattatcgAGGAGTTAGTTCCAGGAAATTATAAACAGTTCCCGGATAAAACTTTAACGAAACTGGAACGTTGTGCTCTTCATCGCGCCCTTTCTAACACTATTTCCGAGCAtgaggattcatccagtgatAAATTCTGTATGGAACGGCCAACGGAAAAAATAGCTG AAAATATGGTGCCCGCGGGGATGAGGAATTGTCCTCTGGAATTCGGTGTCATCCTGACGCCGTACGGAACCGTAGCTCCAGGAGCTTTGATCGCAGGCATTGCTGCTGCCCTCCAACCCCAAACGGTTGCCGTCAAGTTGCTCTTGAATATTCCTGatcaaaataattacaatGATTACGAGGTCGACATTATGATCCCCAAGAGTGAAATGACACCCTTCAGATCTATGTGGCTCAATTCTATTCTCGCATCTGATACCAAGCTGGATAATGTTTGGGCCTCAACTGTTGCTG GCGATTTAGCAGAAATGGCAGTCCATCAAGGACCATCGATGGGCAATCGAATGCTACTTGGAGCCACTGGATTCTGGAACAGTTCCATAAGACCTCAGATATTTTACCTACTTGGAAAAGATGGAAGTTTTGATGCTACGAGAGCAGAAATCGTCGGAGCTGTCGATG GCTTTATAATCGCCAAATATCTGAAACAGTGGACCTCAAACTTTACCACCCTTCGGCTCAGTGAGCTCTTGAGCATGTACTATTCCTCGAAAGGTGTAAGTTTCGACTCGTCAGTGAAAGCCTGCAACCGGGGTAAATCCTTCTGGTATATGGCGTCAATGACAACCCTAGAACAACAGGTTTTTGCAACTTCCCAGATTTTAGCTTATCGCTGCAGTGCTGTCCACATGACGGACGAGGTATTGAAGAAAATGGTCCACTATTCAGTGACTAAATTTTCAGATTACGTAAATAATCACTTATTCCCCGAGCTTCACTGCATTAAGGAAAAACGTTATCCCACAGTTGAAGTCTTAGTGACTTTGGATGGGGCTTGGTCGCACGAGTACACAACGGATTTTCTAGC CGTTTTACTAGAAGATCTGAATGTCTCTCCCTTCGGCTCGAGTATTGGACTCATCAACGGAACAACTGGTGAATGGCTTTTAAACGTCACACAAAGTTTTTCCACAGCGCATTCAAGAATTTTGAATCAAATTTCATcggaaaaattaaatctcgtgaaaatttttgagGCTGCATCTAATTACTACACGAATAAATGGAATGAGCTTCATAAAAATCACACAATCGGAGGATTGGGTCAAGCAATCGTGATGCTAGCCCCTCTGATTCAACTGTCTGAATCTGACGTCCAAAAATCACTCAATTCTTTAAAGAGAATGAGGACTCGCCACCCAGATATCCACATAATTTATTACACAACGCCAGAGAAGGCAGAACAGCTGCGACCACTTTTAACATCCTCAAATGACTACTTACTATCGACTTTGAGGATCAGTGACATCAATGATTACCTCCTGGAGCTTCCAAGGAGCATCAGGCCCAGACCATGCAATCCAAACGTGACATTAGGGATCAGGGATCAAGTGGAGGGCTACGTTTATCCTCAGGAAGTGATTACTTATCGAGTGGATCCTCTCTGGCGAGCCAACACCAAGAGAGTCACTGTAAAAATGATAGGAGTGGGATATGGTTCATTGGAGATTTGCATGTGGAATCAAATGGAGAATAGTATTAAGAGAGAATTATTATTCTGTAGAGAATTGTCAGGAAATGATGAAACGGAATTAACAGATTTTTATACGTGCAAAAAAGATAATTGTCCAGCTATTTTTTACAAAGTTCGAGGACTCTCATCGACGTATAAATGCACCG aaatcgactgtagaactcCCGAGGACATCAGGTATGTACTGCGAATGGAAAATCTTCAGTGCTCCACAGCCAAAAAATTCACCCCTTCTCTGATAGTCTCACTATTATTACTGTTTTGTACTTCAATAAAATATACTCCTAAACTATAA
- the LOC135163609 gene encoding nuclear pore complex protein Nup133: MDRASIDSFLRRDITSPRKRMSLGPSSRRQSSGVSLSGRSTQSVQVICRSASHIVESFGSSLPVLVTEALTFVERNTAVSVSVSQNGWAWLVCGRRLLVWQCKTTLDPKQRPTFKSQCRELQLPQSDLAHKAECIAVWLPPGHQVPSCMAVSPEGIVRYWSSVAHEESSVETSAELAGQEVDCLTHIPSHGCILATTTCTVALLQPQFTNARNTITCRVLRTSQGWLGGIGRRMSSLIFGAMPQSQSVMETKLAKVTCTSLGDRSRVLILAGSSLQYWSFPLGEQEKMEFDEDVGHIVSQEFQKHIWNLRHLTPENMETWLIDMQTCDEGIVLLVAANSSDTSPSRIHFALGLLPLNGTSLTNSFKWFLQLKVGPLRHQDDTETAISSFRFILSGWEAIVYNSYTVLVVNTTNEHEQDKIDLVKSTEDKILGGSLCSGAPILFTRNSGLVTITRPDFAVQDFNSSFADANTSVDYTLNSSVVDSFNTTVSNDKLREMYLSSNGVHQLIAAFMFSCRQNRQECEQILAELFPYQEEPVMDIDAMLDTLVLDVGKRLIDDFPANDPRWSNHMDTSITMAAVSSMQIPHQLDGKHKAVDLFVAFLKDYNLWNRFCAVTYRGIIMSTSHVLGEYAEKIVAALAIYNLQNQFSDILDSIIEETLNPESFLSPELSAKDVFYREVSTVHLVLPALVASACDVTQSDKPIQQVSHYILRINSILLGVLREVIKYRQNNADRFVPSRSCNAVTEYLPWTAATGKNELRTCLYTMENLTLKHGVTGTNDSAVMNELYDQVVGLIDLILDGRKCHLESIRGTEKFDILLKQYETERANLIQPLIKNEQYENAAMLAEKYFDFASLVQICELTDNKSRLDSYSERFADQDFVGFLFSWYVKDGRQGQLVERCRRGGAGELTEKLSEHPELSWVQESLTGEYRQAAHTLSVLANEELELVKRKKTKLSLSKLALLCSDEPEGEIADALERINSELELIAYQEELPNDVLETYGYDTDKLRVLKPVELINFYTCEENALAGEFDFKKALDLLNSVPDADDKKTLKLRIWARAARRDKWDAVTTNPEVQIQKTLFFKLMDLNHTMGDPLEECLPPIDDLLLESELGPLAVSSNFQYLIKLVYEYSLQHFKIRSG; this comes from the exons ATGGATCGAGCAAGTATTGATAGTTTCCTGAGACGAGACATAACATCTCCGAGGAAACGTATGTCATTGGGGCCATCATCCAGACGCCAGAGCAG TGGAGTGAGCCTATCAGGTCGTTCAACACAATCAGTCCAAGTGATCTGTCGCTCAGCAAGTCATATAGTCGAGAGTTTTGGTTCATCCCTCCCAGTTCTGGTAACAGAAGCCCTAACCTTTGTCGAGAGAAATACAGCCGTGAGTGTCAGTGTTTCCCAGAATGGTTGGGCTTGGTTGGTCTGTGGGAGACGTCTCCTCGTCTGGCAATGCAAGACGACGCTGGACCCAAAGCAACGACCCACCTTTAAGTCTCAATGTCGAGAGCTCCAGCTGCCTCAGAGTGACCTCGCACATAAAGCAGAATGCATAGCAGTCTGGCTTCCCCCTGGTCACCAGGTTCCCAGTTGTATGGCTGTATCACCTGAAGGGATAGTCCGTTACTGGAGCAGCGTAGCTCACGAGGAATCCTCAGTGGAGACATCAGCAGAACTAGCAGGTCAAGAAGTCGATTGTCTAACCCACATCCCCAGTCACGGTTGCATTCTGGCCACCACCACCTGTACAGTCGCTCTCCTGCAGCCCCAGTTCACAAATGCGCGCAATACAATCACTTGCAGAGTCCTCAGGACCTCCCAAGGATGGCTAGGAGGCATAGGGCGCCGAATGTCTTCCCTGATCTTTGGTGCAATGCCACAATCCCAATCAGTTATGGAAACAAAACTAGCCAAAGTCACCTGCACGAGCCTGGGGGATCGTTCCAGAGTTCTCATCCTGGCTGGGTCCTCCTTACAGTACTGGTCCTTTCCGTTAGGAGAACAAGAGAAGATGGAGTTCGATGAGGATGTTGGACACATTGTTTCGCAGGAGTTCCAGAAACACATTTGGAATTTAAGACACCTGACTCCTGAGAACATGGAGACCTGGCTCATCGACATGCAGACGTGCGATGAAGGAATTGTTCTTCTTGTAGCGGCTAATTCATCAGACACTTCACCTTCCAGAAttcattttgctctaggacttCTCCCCTTGAATGGCACCAGTCTCACGAATTCGTTCAAGTGGTTTCTGCAGCTGAAGGTGGGACCTTTAAGGCACCAGGATGACACTGAGACTGCCATATCCTCCTTTCGATTCATTCTGTCAGGCTGGGAGGCTATTGTTTATAATTCCTATACTGTTTTGGTCGTCAATACCACCAATGAACATGAACAAGATAAAATAGATCTGGTCAAAAGTACAGAGGATAAAATTCTTGGAGGTTCTCTCTGTTCCGGGGCTCCTATCCTCTTCACCAGAAACTCTGGCCTCGTCACCATTACACGACCTGATTTCGCTGTTCAAGACTTCAATTCTAGTTTTGCTGATGCGAACACCAGCGTTGATTATACTTTGAACTCGAGTGTGGTCGACAGTTTCAATACCACTGTGTCAAATGATAAGTTGAGAGAAATGTACCTCAGCTCCAATGGAGTACACCAGCTCATcgcagctttcatgttcagtTGTCGACAGAATAGACAGGAGTGCGAGCAGATTCTCGCGGAGTTGTTCCCTTATCAAGAGGAACCAGTCATGGATATCGATGCAATGCTGGATACCTTGGTTCTTGATGTGGGGAAGAGACTTATCGATGACTTTCCAGCTAACGATCCTCGCTGGTCGAATCACATGGACACATCCATAACCATGGCAGCAGTTTCCTCGATGCAAATTCCTCATCAGCTTGATGGGAAGCACAAGGCTGTGGATCTGTTCGTTGCATTTTTAAAGGACTACAATTTATGGAACAGGTTTTGTGCTGTCACTTACAGGGGCATTATCATGTCCACTTCTCATGTACTGGGGGAATATGCTGAGAAAATCGTAGCTGCACTGGCGATCTACAATCTTCAGAACCAGTTTTCTGATATTTTAGATTCGATCATCGAGGAGACGTTGAATCCAGAGAGCTTTTTATCACCTGAGTTGAGCGCCAAGGATGTGTTCTACAGGGAAGTTAGCACAGTTCACCTGGTACTCCCAGCCTTGGTGGCTTCTGCGTGTGACGTCACTCAATCTGATAAACCGATTCAACAGGTCTCTCACTATATCTTGCGTATCAATTCGATCCTTCTTGGAGTCTTGAGGGAGGTCATCAAGTACAGGCAGAATAATGCCGACCGGTTCGTTCCTTCAAGATCCTGTAATGCTGTGACAGAGTATCTACCCTGGACTGCAGCCactgggaaaaatgaattaaggACATGTCTCTACACGATGGAGAACTTGACACTGAAACATGGAGTGACTGGGACAAATGATTCAGCCGTCATGAACGAGCTTTATGATCAGGTCGTTGGGCTGATTGACCTTATCCTCGACGGCAGGAAGTGCCATCTGGAGAGTATCAGAGGAACCGAGAAGTTTGACATTCTCCTGAAGCAGTATGAAACTGAGAGGGCTAATTTAATTCAACCCTTGATTAAGAATGAGCAGTATGAAAATGCTGCTATGTTGGCTGAAAAGTACTTTGATTTTGCCTCACTGGTGCAGATCTGCGAGCTGACTGACAACAAGAGCCGTCTCGATAGCTATTCGGAAAGATTCGCTGATCAAGATTTCGTGGGCTTTCTCTTCTCGTGGTACGTCAAGGATGGAAGACAGGGGCAGCTGGTGGAGAGGTGCAGGCGTGGAGGTGCTGGAGAGCTCACTGAGAAGCTGTCTGAGCATCCTGAGCTGTCGTGGGTTCAGGAGTCTTTGACTGGAGAGTACAGACAGGCTGCCCACACTTTAAGTGTTCTGGCTAATGAGGAGCTAGAGCTTGTGAAGAGGAAAAAGACGAAGCTCTCGTTGAGCAAATTGGCACTGTTGTGCTCGGATGAACCTGAGGGGGAGATAGCCGATGCCCTTGAGAGAATCAATAGTGAGTTGGAGCTCATTGCCTACCAGGAGGAGCTGCCGAATGATGTGTTGGAAACTTATGGCTATGATACCGATAAATTGAGGGTACTGAAACCTGTTGagcttatcaatttttataccTGTGAGGAGAACGCTCTTGCTGGGGAGTTTGACTTCAAAAAGGCGTTGGATTTGTTGAATTCCGTTCCTGATGCTGATGATAAGAAGACGCTGAAACTCAGGATCTGGGCGAGAGCTGCTAGGAGGGATAAGTGGGATGCTGTTACCACAAACCCAGAGGTGCAGATTCAAAAGACACTTTTCTTCAAGCTCATGGATCTTAATCATACTATGGGAGATCCTCTTGAAGAATGTCTTCCACCAATCGATGATTTACTTCTGGAATCTGAGCTGGGACCTCTCGCAGTGTCTAGCAACTTCCAGTACCTTATCAAACTCGTTTACGAGTACTCGTTACAGCATTTTAAGATTCGAAGTGGGTGA
- the LOC135163619 gene encoding uncharacterized protein LOC135163619 isoform X2 translates to METFSAPRFETKIETFDPCIITATNQRQITPNVVEQAIIHIEDNHGTDEQGDGQHDGESHIQVSDIQSNIPQNMTLTPVRLPAILDGEYFSVIRIDDSNVTVRCLQCQKLLNGNLKSTGNFLSHIKRVHPILIEKIKTKSHQRKPAVAYIDTTAEKSPEVTKTKKGYRKCYRTYSQDENPSNVEDNCEHSSTNWSETPAIIKKRRTDEPEHQETTRPSQVGSFAIEDEFDAIGRNVAAKLRNMRLDQRIVAEKLLNDVLFEAQLGTLHREAVLHV, encoded by the exons ATGGAGACGTTCTCAGCGCCTCGATTTGAGACAAAAATCGAGACTTTTGATCCCTGCATAATCACAGCAACGAACCAACGGCAAATAACACCGAATGTCGTGGAACAGGCGATCATTCATATCGAGGATAATCATGGCACTGATGAACAAGGTGATGGACAACATGATGGAGAGTCCCACATTCAAGTATCGGATATTCAGTCCAATATACCGCAGAACATGACGCTAACACCTGTCAGATTACCAGCAATTCTAGATGGTGAATACTTCTCTGTTATTCGTATCGACGATAGTAATGTCACAGTTAGGTGCCTGCAGTGCCAGAAATTGTTGAATGGAAACCTGAAGTCCACGGGGAATTTCTTGAGTCATATCAAA AGAGTACATCCAATTCTCATTGAGAAGATCAAAACTAAGTCGCATCAGCGGAAGCCAGCTGTTGCATATATAGATACGACAGCTGAAAAATCACCTGAAGTTACGAAGACCAAGAAGGGATACAGAAAGTGTTACAGAACG TACTCACAGGACGAGAACCCCAGCAACGTTGAGGATAACTGTGAGCACTCCTCAACGAATTGGTCGGAGACTCCTGCGATCATTAAAAAGAGAAGAACAGATGAGCCAGAGCATCAAGAAACTACTAGACCATCACAAGTCGGCTCATTTGCAATAGAAGACGAATTTGACGCAATTGGACGGAATGTCGCTGCAAAACTACGAAATATGCGCCTAGATCAGAGGATAGTGGCTGAAAAATTACTCAATGACGTCCTCTTTGAAGCACAACTTGGCACTCTCCACCGAGAGGCAGTGCTCCACGTATAA
- the LOC135163619 gene encoding uncharacterized protein LOC135163619 isoform X1: METFSAPRFETKIETFDPCIITATNQRQITPNVVEQAIIHIEDNHGTDEQGDGQHDGESHIQVSDIQSNIPQNMTLTPVRLPAILDGEYFSVIRIDDSNVTVRCLQCQKLLNGNLKSTGNFLSHIKRVHPILIEKIKTKSHQRKPAVAYIDTTAEKSPEVTKTKKGYRKCYRTVDHNYSQDENPSNVEDNCEHSSTNWSETPAIIKKRRTDEPEHQETTRPSQVGSFAIEDEFDAIGRNVAAKLRNMRLDQRIVAEKLLNDVLFEAQLGTLHREAVLHV; this comes from the exons ATGGAGACGTTCTCAGCGCCTCGATTTGAGACAAAAATCGAGACTTTTGATCCCTGCATAATCACAGCAACGAACCAACGGCAAATAACACCGAATGTCGTGGAACAGGCGATCATTCATATCGAGGATAATCATGGCACTGATGAACAAGGTGATGGACAACATGATGGAGAGTCCCACATTCAAGTATCGGATATTCAGTCCAATATACCGCAGAACATGACGCTAACACCTGTCAGATTACCAGCAATTCTAGATGGTGAATACTTCTCTGTTATTCGTATCGACGATAGTAATGTCACAGTTAGGTGCCTGCAGTGCCAGAAATTGTTGAATGGAAACCTGAAGTCCACGGGGAATTTCTTGAGTCATATCAAA AGAGTACATCCAATTCTCATTGAGAAGATCAAAACTAAGTCGCATCAGCGGAAGCCAGCTGTTGCATATATAGATACGACAGCTGAAAAATCACCTGAAGTTACGAAGACCAAGAAGGGATACAGAAAGTGTTACAGAACGGTAGACCACAAt TACTCACAGGACGAGAACCCCAGCAACGTTGAGGATAACTGTGAGCACTCCTCAACGAATTGGTCGGAGACTCCTGCGATCATTAAAAAGAGAAGAACAGATGAGCCAGAGCATCAAGAAACTACTAGACCATCACAAGTCGGCTCATTTGCAATAGAAGACGAATTTGACGCAATTGGACGGAATGTCGCTGCAAAACTACGAAATATGCGCCTAGATCAGAGGATAGTGGCTGAAAAATTACTCAATGACGTCCTCTTTGAAGCACAACTTGGCACTCTCCACCGAGAGGCAGTGCTCCACGTATAA
- the LOC135163612 gene encoding uncharacterized protein LOC135163612 — MAMTMEAICERKPTRCLKVPLKSTEQIYLVFLIPVVISCCIYMVHFAADLVVAVQHFREGNPIWGGCTLGLMYAPAVAYFILTVSRPDWWMTEDQKVSWNVVTWFGIQIVQMIAFPLFALYRFAGQIVVIVDAILLSGVERRKSLNVAAAPAAIELYFFLQAWFQAAPQAMFQIHLLFSERTAERTYQSVSVHILCIFVSIIVLAVQTASFQRFESQRINGRKLPWAMWLKKYRAQELGDLDEKKPLQPEISIVSSQTTSPPQAQVHPPDTEAPRVVLERQISLTPPLPPKNAQMIPPPAPLRGITTVPSLPVPEMPAPPRPDSVIRESIENNVEAPDRSTERIVTVDRNDSTTASLWRGLKLPKRIHTVKALEEDDPVGTFIAFLWWFFFIVARVFSIAIFYEFYLIPLAGVIGVHYIVMLIYLFLHAKDYDVTTFFVNLWLGLVYICTLIEYRVKFKHPERWLWFYCAFVMAQNTAMTATWFVLVDWDGFWYSYMFYAIFGSMGLCIVSGSVYYVLFKPGKRRIYAS; from the exons ATGGCTATGACGATGGAGGCCATCTGCGAAAGGAAGCCAACGAGGTGTTTGAAAGTACCGTTGAAGTCAACGGAGCAGATTTATCTTGTTTTCCTGATACCAGTGGTGATAAGCTGTTGCATCTACATGGTACACTTCGCTGCAGATCTAGTCGTTGCTGTTCAACACTTCAGGGAGGGCAATCCTATATGGGGTGGATGCACTCTGGGGTTGATGTATGCTCCTGCTGTGGCTTACTTCATCCTGACGGTGTCTAGGCCTGATTGGTGGATGACTGAGGATCAGAAGGTGTCCTGGAACGTTGTCACATGGTTTGGAATCCAAATCGTGCAGATGATTGCATTCCCCTTGTTTGCTTTGTACAG ATTTGCAGGTCAAATTGTCGTAATCGTTGACGCAATTCTCCTAAGTGGTGTAGAGAGGAGAAAATCTCTGAACGTGGCAGCAGCTCCAGCAGCGATAgaactttattttttcctgCAAGCATGGTTCCAAGCTGCCCCTCAGGCTATGTTCCAAATTCACTTGCTATTTAGTGAGAGAACAGCAGAACGAACTTATCAGTCAG TCTCAGTTCACATCCTATGTATCTTCGTCTCGATAATCGTCTTAGCAGTGCAAACAGCCTCATTCCAAAGATTCGAGAGCCAGCGAATAAATGGCCGCAAGTTACCCTGGGCGATGTGGCTGAAGAAATACCGAGCCCAAGAGCTCGGAGATCTCGACGAAAAGAAGCCCCTCCAGCCGGAGATCTCAATAGTCTCCTCCCAGACGACCTCTCCTCCTCAGGCTCAGGTTCACCCCCCAGACACTGAGGCTCCACGTGTCGTCCTCGAGCGGCAGATCTCCCTGACCCCACCTCTTCCACCAAAGAACGCTCAGATGATCCCGCCACCTGCTCCCCTCCGTGGCATCACAACCGTACCATCCCTGCCAGTTCCAGAAATGCCAGCACCACCCCGTCCTGACTCTGTGATACGTGAATCCATCGAGAACAACGTCGAAGCCCCGGATAGATCGACAGAGCGAATCGTGACGGTCGACAGAAACGATTCAACCACCGCAAGTCTCTGGAGAGGATTAAAACTGCCAAAAAGGATTCATACAGTCAAAGCCCTCGAGGAGGATGATCCTGTGGGTACATTTATCGCTTTCCTCTGGTGGTTCTTCTTCATCGTCGCCAGAGTCTTCTCCATCGCTATCTTCTACGAGTTCTATCTAATTCCCCTGGCTGGTGTCATTGGAGTTCACTACATTGTTatgcttatttatttattccttcaCGCCAAGGACTACGATGTCACCACTTTCTTCGTGAATCTCTGGCTAGGATTGGTCTACATCTGCACACTTATTGAGTACAGGGTGAAATTTAAACACCCCGAGAGGTGGCTGTGGTTCTACTGCGCCTTCGTCATGGCACAGAACACCGCCATGACTGCCACATGGTTTGTTCTTGTCGATTGGGATGGATTCTGGTACTCGTACATGTTTTACGCTATTTTTGGGTCTATGGGGCTCTGCATCGTTTCTGGGTCGGTTTATTATGTGCTCTTTAAACCTGGCAAGCGACGAATATATGCTAGTTAG